GGAAATATCGGCGGTAGTCCCCGTCCTTTCGAGAGGTGACGACGTTCTCGTTTTCCAGGCGGTGGAGGTGGTGCTGTGTCTCACCCGTCCCGAGTTTGAGGTCGTCACGGAGCTTCGAGAAGTGCGTTCCGGGATGGGCCGAGACGTAGCCGGCGATGGCTCCGGGAGCGTCGCTGTCGCTGCCCCCGTTGTCCTCGCCGAACCGGGCAAACGGGCTCGCTGCGCCGAGGGCGGCAAAGCGACGCAGCGTATCCCGCTTGTCCTCGTCGACGTCCCCGTCCCGACCCATAATCTATGTCGAGGGAGGCGATTCTGCTGTAAAAAGGCTTCGGCTACTGTCAGTTCGGTGGGTCGCTGCCGTCGTCGTCGGGACCGCCGGCGACGTCGGTCTTGCTGGGATCGTTGTCGATCTCGGCGTCCATCTCTTCGATGACGTCGTCGGCGCTGTCGACGCCGGAGTCTTCGCCGTGTTTGATCTTCTGGGCTTCCTCTTCCATGGCTTCGACGTCCACCTGTGCTTCCTCGTCGATCTGGCCGAGGATCTCCTCGATGTCGTCCAGGCCGAGCATCTCGCGGGTCTCCTCGGTGAAGTCCAGCGCTTCGAGGGTGTGGCCGTTCTCCTTCACGTCGGAGCCCTGGAGGTGCTTGCCGTAGCGGCCGACCAGCGACGTGAGCTCCTGCGGGAGGACGAAGGTGGTGGACTCGGACTGACCCATCCCTTCCAGCGTCTCCATCCCCTTGTCGATGATAGCACGTTCGCCCATCGACTCGGCGGATTTCGCACGCAGGACCGTCGAGATGGCGTCACCCTGGGCTTCCAGGATCTGGCTCTGTTTCTCACCCTGGGCGCGGATGATGTTGGACTGCTTGTCACCTTCCGCGGTCTCGATGGCGGAGCGCCGTTCACCCTGGGCCTCCAGGATCATAGCACGGCGTTTCCGCTCGGCGGAGGTCTGTTGCTCCATGGCCTGCTGGACGTCCTTGGAGGGGTTGACCTCGCGGACCTCGACGCTCTCGACGCGGACGCCCCACTCGTCGGTGGGTTCGTCCAGTTCCTTCCGGATGCGGGCGTTGATCTCACCGCGCTTGTTGAGCGTGTCGTCCAGTTCCATGTCGCCCAGGACGGCACGGAGGGTCGTCTGGGCGAGGTTCGAGACGGCACGCTCGTAGTTGTCGACTTCGAGGAACGCCTTCTTGG
Above is a window of Haloarcula halophila DNA encoding:
- a CDS encoding SPFH domain-containing protein; protein product: MLPALVPLQILGGVIGFVAVVFLLIAIALVYSSVVIIRPYQKGAYTVLGTYRGVLDQGIHFIYPFVSDVTRFDMRTQTLDVPRQEAITRDNSPVTADAVVYIKVMDPKKAFLEVDNYERAVSNLAQTTLRAVLGDMELDDTLNKRGEINARIRKELDEPTDEWGVRVESVEVREVNPSKDVQQAMEQQTSAERKRRAMILEAQGERRSAIETAEGDKQSNIIRAQGEKQSQILEAQGDAISTVLRAKSAESMGERAIIDKGMETLEGMGQSESTTFVLPQELTSLVGRYGKHLQGSDVKENGHTLEALDFTEETREMLGLDDIEEILGQIDEEAQVDVEAMEEEAQKIKHGEDSGVDSADDVIEEMDAEIDNDPSKTDVAGGPDDDGSDPPN